A window of Deltaproteobacteria bacterium HGW-Deltaproteobacteria-2 contains these coding sequences:
- a CDS encoding cytoplasmic protein, producing MPIHIIPVEKLSADALDGVIKEFISRNGTDYGAIEASMETKVRQIKQKLEKGLAVLIYDDETETTNIFRHDDPMLKKLDKMNE from the coding sequence ATGCCGATCCATATCATTCCGGTTGAGAAACTCAGCGCCGATGCCTTAGACGGTGTCATCAAAGAATTCATTTCCCGAAACGGAACTGATTATGGTGCGATTGAGGCTTCTATGGAAACAAAAGTCAGGCAAATAAAACAAAAACTGGAAAAAGGATTGGCCGTTCTTATTTATGATGACGAAACGGAAACCACCAATATATTCCGACATGACGACCCGATGTTGAAGAAGCTGGATAAAATGAATGAGTAA
- a CDS encoding Mg2+/Co2+ transporter produces MSESQFYHISQKGKLTSVATVDDALAVAKSGGFIWLNYCQPKKDELSILIGLLDLHHLAIEDCLNEDQIPKMEDFPRNTFIIFNTFEYSNKKLSIGEIDLFIGENFLVTVSQRDSDNRRILDGIEHIMETDMESARHGPAFLMHVILDHIVDQKFLAIEALEDELDIQEETMLASVSNFNPAEMIRLRRDLLNLRKSLFHEREILVKICRKDCPFIPEKAIYHYRDIYDHLTKFFELTESYREIVTSLMDMYLSMLNNQMTKAANQTNKAVRRLTFITTIFMPLTLIAGIGGMSEWSMMTGPQNWKIAYPAFLLAIGIIGFVNYGLLKWLERKKR; encoded by the coding sequence ATGTCCGAATCACAATTTTATCATATTTCCCAGAAAGGAAAACTCACCAGCGTCGCAACTGTTGATGACGCTCTGGCTGTGGCAAAGAGCGGCGGCTTTATATGGCTGAATTACTGCCAGCCGAAAAAAGACGAACTCTCGATTCTTATCGGTCTTTTGGATCTCCATCATCTTGCTATTGAGGATTGTTTAAACGAAGACCAGATTCCCAAGATGGAAGACTTTCCCCGGAATACTTTTATTATCTTCAACACCTTTGAATATTCAAACAAAAAACTTTCGATCGGCGAAATCGATCTGTTTATCGGCGAAAACTTTCTGGTAACAGTCAGCCAGCGCGATTCCGACAACCGCCGGATTTTGGATGGCATTGAGCACATCATGGAGACAGACATGGAGAGCGCCCGGCACGGACCGGCTTTCCTGATGCACGTCATCTTGGACCACATTGTGGACCAAAAGTTTCTGGCAATTGAGGCTCTGGAAGATGAACTGGACATCCAGGAAGAAACCATGCTGGCCAGTGTTTCCAATTTCAACCCCGCCGAGATGATCCGATTGCGTCGCGACCTGCTGAATCTCCGCAAAAGTCTCTTCCATGAACGGGAGATCCTCGTTAAGATCTGCCGCAAAGATTGTCCCTTCATACCGGAAAAAGCCATCTATCACTATCGGGACATCTACGACCATCTTACAAAATTCTTCGAGTTAACTGAATCTTATCGTGAAATAGTCACCAGTCTGATGGACATGTATCTGTCAATGCTCAACAACCAGATGACGAAAGCCGCCAACCAGACAAACAAGGCAGTCCGGAGGCTGACATTCATAACCACTATCTTTATGCCGCTCACACTTATTGCCGGAATCGGCGGGATGTCCGAGTGGTCTATGATGACCGGGCCTCAGAACTGGAAAATTGCCTATCCGGCTTTCCTGCTCGCCATCGGGATAATCGGTTTTGTCAACTACGGCCTGCTCAAGTGGTTGGAAAGGAAAAAAAGATGA
- a CDS encoding cold-shock protein encodes MAEGKVKWFNEKKGFGFIEKDSGGDVFVHFNAIQASGFKTLNEGQRVSFDITEGPKGPSAENVQAL; translated from the coding sequence ATGGCAGAAGGTAAAGTAAAATGGTTTAACGAAAAGAAAGGCTTCGGGTTCATCGAAAAGGACAGCGGTGGTGATGTATTTGTTCATTTCAACGCTATTCAAGCCAGCGGCTTTAAGACGTTAAATGAAGGCCAGCGTGTCAGTTTCGACATTACTGAGGGCCCGAAAGGTCCGTCAGCAGAAAACGTGCAAGCACTGTAA
- a CDS encoding mandelate racemase/muconate lactonizing enzyme family protein: MKISLIELYHVQVPLKQTFWPTWIPGYPQTHNGFTLIRLVTDDGIEGYSAGTALGYEREGLGDLIGGYLLGADPTDIESAQSLLKQAGILGWRNFWIEPACWDIIGKSKGKPVYELLGGEARPIEVYCSTGEMHEPEKRVEELLAMKESGFKTAKLRVKNKALKDDIRHIEVIRKGVGDSLVLGVDANQGWLVTIVDKIPAWDLQRATEFAQACYANNINWLEEPLDSRDYDGNAALKKISKVKISGAELNYGWDEIKIMLEKDCFHIYQPDATFAGGIAQVRKVIDACHAYNREYSPHTWTNGLGFYINWNMVLADRGNKLPLEYPLEEPSWVPEQREGIINPIIPDKNAMLAPFTKPGLGFEINQKLLNKYGKRFFKLTETRLKLKVIRQKGLKAALELKKRKESQ, from the coding sequence ATGAAAATATCTTTGATTGAGCTTTATCATGTGCAGGTTCCGTTAAAGCAAACTTTCTGGCCCACCTGGATACCCGGTTATCCTCAAACGCACAATGGATTTACCCTGATAAGACTTGTTACCGATGACGGCATTGAAGGATATTCAGCAGGTACCGCTTTGGGATATGAAAGGGAAGGGCTGGGAGACCTTATTGGCGGATATTTACTGGGTGCGGATCCGACGGATATCGAATCTGCTCAAAGTTTATTAAAGCAGGCCGGCATTCTCGGCTGGAGAAATTTTTGGATAGAACCCGCATGCTGGGACATTATCGGCAAGAGCAAGGGCAAGCCGGTGTATGAACTCCTGGGTGGTGAGGCAAGGCCTATCGAAGTTTACTGCTCAACCGGTGAGATGCACGAACCGGAAAAAAGAGTTGAAGAACTCCTCGCCATGAAAGAGAGTGGATTCAAAACAGCAAAACTACGGGTGAAAAACAAGGCGCTGAAGGATGATATCCGGCACATCGAGGTGATAAGAAAAGGCGTGGGGGATAGTCTTGTTTTAGGCGTGGATGCCAATCAGGGATGGCTGGTAACCATTGTGGATAAAATCCCCGCGTGGGATTTGCAGCGCGCGACGGAGTTTGCTCAGGCCTGTTATGCCAACAACATCAACTGGCTGGAAGAGCCACTCGATTCCAGAGATTACGACGGTAATGCCGCCTTGAAGAAAATTTCCAAGGTGAAGATTAGTGGTGCCGAACTCAACTACGGCTGGGATGAAATCAAAATCATGCTGGAAAAAGACTGCTTCCACATTTATCAGCCTGATGCAACATTTGCTGGGGGAATCGCCCAGGTGAGAAAAGTTATAGATGCATGTCACGCGTACAACAGAGAATATTCTCCGCACACATGGACCAACGGACTTGGGTTTTATATCAACTGGAACATGGTGCTTGCTGATAGAGGCAATAAGTTGCCGCTGGAATATCCTTTGGAAGAACCTTCCTGGGTGCCGGAACAAAGAGAAGGGATTATTAATCCAATCATCCCGGATAAAAACGCGATGCTCGCGCCGTTTACCAAACCCGGACTTGGTTTTGAAATTAATCAGAAACTTTTAAACAAATACGGCAAGCGGTTCTTTAAGTTGACGGAGACGAGGCTCAAATTGAAAGTAATCAGACAAAAAGGACTCAAGGCCGCGCTGGAGTTGAAAAAGAGAAAAGAATCTCAGTAG